In bacterium, a single genomic region encodes these proteins:
- the pgeF gene encoding peptidoglycan editing factor PgeF: MVTAKVKFVQIEDLTLETYLHFDQLGLSRAYTTTKKNGVSQGAYQGLNLSLEVGDKKEDVLKNRSILAQRLKTNLEKIVICKQVHKTKVATVKSNSTFKYFENYQADALITNLTNVPIAILTADCLPIFILDPINKAVGLAHAGWRGTLENISEKILETMKKEYHTEAASCLISIGPSIKTCCCQVSLELAEKFLSNFHYLKSRFITLKDQTYYLNLTLINKELLINLGVKKDNILISKNCTFCQREYFFSYRRDKKDTGRMMSLMFLL; this comes from the coding sequence TTGGTCACGGCAAAAGTGAAATTTGTTCAAATTGAAGATTTAACCCTAGAAACTTATCTTCACTTCGACCAACTTGGTCTTAGTAGAGCCTATACCACGACTAAAAAAAATGGAGTAAGTCAAGGCGCTTATCAAGGTTTAAATCTATCTCTCGAGGTGGGTGATAAAAAAGAAGATGTCTTAAAGAATAGAAGTATCTTAGCTCAGAGATTAAAGACTAATTTAGAAAAGATTGTTATTTGCAAGCAAGTTCACAAAACCAAAGTAGCTACCGTTAAAAGTAATTCTACCTTTAAATACTTTGAGAATTATCAAGCAGATGCTTTGATAACTAACTTAACAAATGTCCCTATTGCTATTCTCACGGCTGACTGCCTGCCTATTTTTATCTTAGATCCTATCAATAAAGCCGTAGGATTAGCTCATGCTGGATGGAGAGGTACTTTAGAAAATATATCTGAGAAAATATTAGAAACTATGAAAAAAGAATACCATACCGAGGCTGCTTCTTGCTTGATAAGCATAGGACCTTCTATTAAAACTTGCTGTTGTCAAGTAAGTTTAGAATTAGCAGAAAAATTCTTAAGTAATTTTCATTATCTTAAATCAAGATTTATTACTCTTAAGGACCAAACTTATTATTTAAATTTAACCTTAATTAACAAAGAATTACTTATTAATTTAGGAGTTAAAAAAGACAACATCCTTATTAGTAAAAATTGTACTTTCTGCCAAAGGGAATACTTTTTTTCTTACCGCCGAGACAAAAAAGATACTGGAAGAATGATGTCTCTGATGTTCTTACTTTAA